One stretch of Clavibacter californiensis DNA includes these proteins:
- a CDS encoding phospho-sugar mutase: protein MSREETAALVAAARAWQAQDPDPVTRAEVDELLALVDGTAAGAGAADREQAAAGIRDRFQTRLQFGTAGLRGELGAGPNRMNRVLVSQAAAGFADYLRSRSPRPSIVIGYDGRHNSRVFAEDTARIMAGAGVRTVLLPRALPTPVLAYAVKHLAVSAGVMVTASHNPARDNGYKVYLGDEDHGAQIVSPADRDIAAFIHKAAGERTVQQLPVADDYEIAPETLIDSYVEETAGLFAAPLAPLTWVYTPLHGVGWETAARVFDAVGVDAPVVVAAQADPDPDFPTVDFPNPEEPGALDLAFEAAVRSDAELIIANDPDADRLAVAIADEHGAWRRLSGNEVGMLLGLGIAERYAADGNTGTFASSLVSSPALEVVARELGFGYRETLTGFKWISRVPDLIYGYEEALGYLVAPWITSDKDGISAAVAVLHGVMLLKSRGQTIDDYDREFAERFGSFASDQISVRVTDLTVIPRIMAKLRQSPPTSIGSRRVERMDDLAEGTADLPPSDVLRFHLGDGARLIVRPSGTEPKIKVYLDAQSTEGTVAERRDAARAVVADLAQAVPLLLEV from the coding sequence GGTCGACGAGCTGCTCGCCCTCGTCGACGGCACCGCCGCCGGGGCCGGCGCGGCCGACCGGGAGCAGGCGGCCGCCGGGATCCGCGACCGCTTCCAGACGCGCCTCCAGTTCGGCACCGCGGGGCTCCGAGGCGAGCTGGGCGCGGGCCCGAACCGCATGAACCGCGTGCTCGTGTCGCAGGCTGCCGCCGGCTTCGCCGACTACCTCCGCAGCCGCAGCCCGCGGCCCAGCATCGTCATCGGCTACGACGGGCGCCACAACTCGCGGGTCTTCGCCGAGGACACCGCGCGGATCATGGCCGGCGCGGGCGTCCGCACGGTGCTGCTCCCCCGGGCCCTGCCCACGCCCGTCCTCGCGTACGCGGTGAAGCACCTCGCCGTGAGCGCGGGCGTCATGGTCACGGCGTCGCACAACCCGGCGCGCGACAACGGCTACAAGGTCTACCTCGGCGACGAGGACCACGGCGCGCAGATCGTCAGCCCGGCCGACCGCGACATCGCGGCCTTCATCCACAAGGCCGCGGGCGAGCGCACCGTGCAGCAGCTGCCGGTGGCGGACGACTACGAGATCGCGCCCGAGACGCTGATCGACTCCTACGTCGAGGAGACCGCCGGCCTGTTCGCCGCCCCGCTCGCCCCGCTGACGTGGGTCTACACGCCGCTGCATGGCGTCGGGTGGGAGACCGCGGCGCGCGTGTTCGACGCGGTCGGAGTCGACGCGCCCGTCGTCGTCGCCGCGCAGGCCGATCCCGACCCCGACTTCCCCACGGTCGACTTCCCGAACCCGGAGGAGCCGGGCGCGCTCGACCTCGCGTTCGAGGCGGCCGTGCGGTCCGACGCCGAGCTCATCATCGCCAACGACCCCGACGCCGACCGGCTCGCGGTCGCCATCGCGGACGAGCACGGCGCCTGGCGGCGCCTCTCGGGGAACGAGGTCGGCATGCTGCTCGGCCTCGGCATCGCCGAGCGCTACGCCGCCGACGGCAACACGGGCACGTTCGCCTCGTCCCTCGTCTCCTCCCCCGCGCTCGAGGTCGTCGCCCGGGAGCTGGGCTTCGGCTACCGCGAGACGCTCACGGGCTTCAAGTGGATCAGCCGCGTGCCGGATCTCATCTACGGCTACGAGGAGGCGCTCGGCTACCTGGTCGCCCCGTGGATCACGAGCGACAAGGACGGCATCTCCGCCGCCGTCGCCGTGCTCCACGGCGTGATGCTGCTGAAGTCGCGCGGGCAGACCATCGACGACTACGACCGCGAGTTCGCCGAGCGGTTCGGCTCATTCGCGAGCGACCAGATCTCCGTGCGCGTCACCGACCTCACCGTCATCCCGCGCATCATGGCGAAGCTCAGGCAGTCGCCGCCGACGTCGATCGGATCCCGTCGCGTCGAGCGCATGGACGACCTCGCCGAGGGGACGGCCGACCTGCCGCCGAGCGACGTGCTCCGCTTCCACCTCGGCGACGGCGCGCGTCTCATCGTGCGTCCGAGCGGCACGGAGCCGAAGATCAAGGTCTACCTCGACGCCCAGAGCACCGAGGGCACCGTGGCCGAGCGCCGCGACGCCGCGCGCGCCGTCGTGGCCGACCTCGCGCAGGCCGTGCCGCTCCTGCTCGAGGTCTGA